From the Exiguobacterium marinum DSM 16307 genome, the window GATCACAAACGAGGGAGATGTATGTGTCTTCCTCCATCAAGTCGAGCAAGCCTTTCTCATATTGACGGGCAAGTGGTGTATGTTTCAAGACGTGGAGCAAATGGATTTTGATTCCTTGTATGTCCATTTTAGCAACTTCTCGGGCTGTGTCGAGCATCATCTCTGGTGTTTCACCGGGTAGGCCGTTGATGATGTGCACGCATACGCGAATGTTGTGACGACGCAGTTTTTCAAGACCGTTCAAAAATGTTTGATAATCGTGTCCGCGATTGATTTTTTTTGCGGTCGTATCATGTACGGTCTGTAAACCGAGTTCCACCCATAAAGAAGTCCTTTCATTCAGTTCGGCTAAATAGTCGACAACGTCATCAGGCAAGCAATCTGGGCGTGTCGCAATCGAGAGACCAACGACACCTTCTTGCTGAAGCGCTGGTTCGAATAATTCGCGTAATCTTTCGACTGGCGCATAGGTATTACTGTACGCCTGAAAATAGGCGATGTAGTCGGCGTTCTTCCACTTTCGATGAAGTCGCGTTTTTACTTCTTCGAATTGAACGGGAATCGGGTCACAGGCATTTCCCGCAAAATCGCCACTTCCATCATCTGAACAGAATGTACATCCGCCTTTGGAGACGCGGCCATCACGGTTCGGACATGTGAAGCCACCATCGAGCGGCACTTTAAACACCTTGTTCCCGTATTCCCGACGATATGCCTCGTTTAATGTATGATAGCGGTTTTGACCAAATGGATTCATGGTTATCTCTCCTTCCTTGCTCATCCTATCACAAATGAAAAATGACAAAACTTCATAATGAGTAATTTTTCTTGACACTTCTTTGGCATTCGTTTAGGTTTGATAAGGAAATCTTGTCGATTCGGCCTTTTGTGCCGATTTTTTAATGTGAAGAGGGATGAAAGGAGGACTTGATGTGAACAATAAAATGCCAATCTCGGTATGGATTCTAGTCATTGCGATGGCGCTCAATACAACGGCGGCGTCTTTTTTATGGCCATTTAACACCCTGTATATTCATGATTTTTTAGGTGAGTCGATGACGCTTGCCGGAGTGGCGCTTCTCGTGAACTCCGCACTCGCAATCGTCGGTAACTACATTGGAGGGACGCTATTCGACCGAATCGGAGGAAAGGCGACGCTCGTCATCTCCGTCGGCTTGTTGCTTGCGAGTTCGCTTGGATTTTTACTGTTCCACGCCACGTTCTTCGGTTATTTGGTGTGGCTCGGTTTAATCGGGTTCTCAGGGGGACTCGTCTTTCCGACCGTTTATGCGTTTGCTGGACTCATTTGGCCAGAAGGGGGACGTCGTTCCTTCAACGCGATTTATGTCGCGCAAAATGTTGGGGTCGCCCTCGGTACAGCGATGAGCGGTCAAATCGCGCGATTGAACATCGAGTGGATTTTTTACGCAAACTTCTTCTTGTCGGTCCTATTTGTTGTGGTTCTTTTGTTTGGACTTCGCTATTTGAAGAACCCGACACGTCCTGTCGTGCAATCCCAGCTAGAAGCAGCGGCCACGACGCTCTCGAGCGCGACGATGAAGTCGATGTGGTATGTCGCTATCGGTTATGCGGTGCTTTGGTTCGTCTACGTTCAGTGGCAAGGAACGATCGCGGTTCACTCGAAAGACCTCGGTGTCACAATCAGTCAATACTCACTCCTATGGACAGTGAATGGGGCAATGATTGTTTTTGCACAGCCATTACTCAATCGGGTGTTGCGACAGTTTGAGGATGATTTGAAACGTCAATTGATCATCGGGGCATCGATTTTCCTCGGTGCTTTCTTGATCGTGCCGTTCGCTGGTGGCTTCGGTATGTTCATGGTAGGGATGGTCGTCATGACAATCGGCGAAATGTTCGTTTGGCCAGCGGTTCCAACGATTGCGGCGAAACTTGCCCCGCCTGGGAAGGCAGGTCAATATCAAGGGCTCGTCAATATTGCCGCTTCCGTCGGTCGGATGATTGGCCCAACGTTATCTGGGTTTATCTACGATGTGTTCGGGATTACGGCAGTCTTTGGTATGCTGCTCCTACTCGCCACGTTTGCCCTCAGTCTATTCGTATTCATGAAAGACATTCGCGTTACTGAAAAATCAAGTTGACGTTGAATTTCAGAATGGGCTAAAATAGACTACGATGAATAGCAAGCGATGAAGAGGATTAGTAACGAACGTTCCGTTTCAAAGAGAGTCGATGGGTGGTGTGAATCGATAAGCGGATGTTGTGAACTCGCCTTGGAGCTGTTTTCCTGAAACGAGTAAGGAAAACCGGGGTTACGCCTCGTTACCGGCGTCTCAAGTGGCAGTAATGCAACATGGGTGGTACCGCGGAGAGCTTTTAAGCCTTTCGTCCCATTTTCGGGGACGGAAGGCTTTTTATTTATGCAGAGGAGGAAGAATGTTGAGCTATTTTAAACATCAAGAAATCGAGCCGAAATGGCAAAAACGCTGGGAAGAAAAAGAAGCGTTCAAAACGACAGAAGACCCGGAGAAGGATTGTTTTTACGTCCTTGATATGTTCCCCTACCCATCAGGTGCCGGCCTTCACGTCGGTCACCCGGAAGGTTATACGGCAACGGATATCATTGCCCGGATGAAACGGATGCAAGGATATAACGTCCTTCACCCAATCGGATGGGATGCATTCGGTCTTCCTGCCGAGCAATACGCACTCGATACGGGGAACGACCCACGCGAGTTCACAGCGCGTAACATCGAGACGTTCCGTCGTCAATTGAAGGATCTTGGATTCTCATATGATTGGGACCGTGAAATCAGCACGACGGATCCGAAGTACTATAAATGGACGCAGTGGAT encodes:
- a CDS encoding MDR family MFS transporter, whose protein sequence is MNNKMPISVWILVIAMALNTTAASFLWPFNTLYIHDFLGESMTLAGVALLVNSALAIVGNYIGGTLFDRIGGKATLVISVGLLLASSLGFLLFHATFFGYLVWLGLIGFSGGLVFPTVYAFAGLIWPEGGRRSFNAIYVAQNVGVALGTAMSGQIARLNIEWIFYANFFLSVLFVVVLLFGLRYLKNPTRPVVQSQLEAAATTLSSATMKSMWYVAIGYAVLWFVYVQWQGTIAVHSKDLGVTISQYSLLWTVNGAMIVFAQPLLNRVLRQFEDDLKRQLIIGASIFLGAFLIVPFAGGFGMFMVGMVVMTIGEMFVWPAVPTIAAKLAPPGKAGQYQGLVNIAASVGRMIGPTLSGFIYDVFGITAVFGMLLLLATFALSLFVFMKDIRVTEKSS
- a CDS encoding TIGR01212 family radical SAM protein (This family includes YhcC from E. coli K-12, an uncharacterized radical SAM protein.) — its product is MNPFGQNRYHTLNEAYRREYGNKVFKVPLDGGFTCPNRDGRVSKGGCTFCSDDGSGDFAGNACDPIPVQFEEVKTRLHRKWKNADYIAYFQAYSNTYAPVERLRELFEPALQQEGVVGLSIATRPDCLPDDVVDYLAELNERTSLWVELGLQTVHDTTAKKINRGHDYQTFLNGLEKLRRHNIRVCVHIINGLPGETPEMMLDTAREVAKMDIQGIKIHLLHVLKHTPLARQYEKGLLDLMEEDTYISLVCDQLERIPPEVIVHRLTGDGPPDLLIGPLWSRHKMQVLNKIRAELERRDSFQGKKKDEIDGINESTTICKTITT